From Candidatus Syntrophoarchaeum caldarius, the proteins below share one genomic window:
- a CDS encoding ribosomal RNA-processing protein rrp41/ski6, which translates to MMVDDIYTFFKDGLRLDGRRKDELRPIKIEAGVLKRADGSCYLEHGGNKIMAAVYGPREVHPRHLQRPTKAVLRYRYNMASFSVGERKRPGPDRRSIEISKVSREAMEPVVFRERFPKTAIDVFVEVLQSDAGTRAAGINAASVAMANAGIPMKGLVTACAFGKIDGEIVLDLCKEEDNFGEADVPVAMIPRTEEITMIQMDGHLTYDEFMEGMELVIKGCRQIYELQREALIAKYRSELGEEEKEI; encoded by the coding sequence ATGATGGTTGATGATATATATACATTTTTCAAGGATGGGCTGAGGCTCGATGGCAGAAGAAAGGATGAACTCAGACCCATAAAGATAGAAGCTGGCGTACTCAAGCGAGCTGATGGTTCGTGTTATCTGGAACATGGTGGTAACAAGATTATGGCTGCGGTTTATGGGCCAAGAGAAGTCCATCCCCGCCACCTCCAGCGACCAACAAAAGCAGTTCTACGATACAGATATAATATGGCATCATTCTCGGTGGGGGAGCGTAAGCGGCCTGGACCTGATAGAAGAAGCATCGAGATATCAAAAGTGAGCAGAGAGGCCATGGAGCCTGTTGTCTTCAGGGAACGGTTTCCCAAGACCGCGATCGACGTCTTTGTCGAGGTTCTTCAGTCAGATGCAGGAACAAGGGCAGCAGGCATCAATGCAGCATCTGTTGCGATGGCTAATGCGGGAATTCCGATGAAAGGACTTGTAACCGCCTGTGCGTTTGGTAAGATCGATGGTGAGATCGTACTTGATCTTTGCAAGGAAGAGGACAACTTTGGAGAGGCTGATGTGCCCGTCGCCATGATACCGCGCACCGAAGAGATTACGATGATACAGATGGATGGGCATCTGACGTATGATGAGTTTATGGAAGGCATGGAACTCGTGATCAAAGGATGCAGACAGATCTATGAGCTTCAGCGTGAGGCACTGATCGCAAAATACAGAAGTGAGCTTGGAGAGGAGGAGAAAGAAATATGA
- a CDS encoding RNase PH-related exoribonuclease: protein MSDNDVLIEIHRDQMYNLLQRNEREDGRAFDEHREISIETGILERAEGSALVKLGDSMVAVGVKMQPGEPFPDTPDSGVIITNAELIPLASPTFESGPPGEEAVELARVVDRGVRESKAIDLKKLCLVEGEKVWLVFIDIHILDHDGNLLDAASLGAIAALLTTTIPNKHYGIAEEDEPLPVVDIPVAVTMVEFEGNILVDPTYIEETVASTRLTVISNKDGALSGMQKIGGGPLKPELLAKAVKMGIDRGKEIRKKYLEPLVHTS from the coding sequence ATGAGTGATAACGATGTTCTCATAGAAATCCATCGTGACCAGATGTACAATCTCCTGCAACGGAATGAACGGGAAGATGGCAGGGCGTTTGATGAACACAGAGAAATTTCAATTGAAACAGGTATACTTGAGCGTGCAGAGGGTTCAGCTCTGGTTAAACTCGGTGATTCGATGGTTGCAGTTGGTGTCAAGATGCAGCCAGGTGAGCCTTTCCCCGATACACCTGATTCAGGTGTTATAATTACAAATGCCGAGCTGATTCCGCTTGCATCACCGACGTTTGAGTCAGGACCGCCTGGCGAAGAGGCGGTTGAACTTGCAAGAGTTGTTGATCGGGGTGTAAGGGAATCTAAAGCGATCGATCTGAAGAAGCTCTGTCTTGTAGAGGGTGAGAAGGTCTGGCTGGTCTTCATCGATATTCACATCCTTGATCACGATGGAAACCTCCTTGATGCTGCTTCACTCGGTGCAATTGCAGCGCTTCTCACAACAACGATACCGAACAAGCACTATGGAATTGCAGAGGAGGATGAGCCGCTTCCTGTGGTGGATATTCCTGTTGCAGTCACAATGGTCGAGTTTGAAGGTAATATACTCGTTGATCCCACCTATATCGAGGAAACTGTCGCATCCACACGGTTAACTGTAATTTCGAATAAGGATGGGGCACTTTCAGGTATGCAGAAGATAGGGGGTGGCCCGCTGAAGCCTGAGTTACTTGCAAAAGCGGTGAAGATGGGAATTGATCGTGGCAAAGAGATCCGCAAGAAATACCTCGAACCGCTTGTACA